One genomic segment of Suncus etruscus isolate mSunEtr1 chromosome 15, mSunEtr1.pri.cur, whole genome shotgun sequence includes these proteins:
- the IL12RB1 gene encoding interleukin-12 receptor subunit beta-1 gives MGPAWFPLLLLLPGGQGEACDPEECCFRALPYPEEESGQTVPVVCWELAPPAPPSTPGLGSEESCVGRGYGTPAGSEPGPRDLSCYRLPGAGFECIWDYEGPRQGVNHFLRCCIGPRRCCYFEAGEATRVQFSDQAEVPVRRAVSFWVESRGAGGTRRTPRVNVTLSRWVKYDPPQGPIVVSRRAGRLLAQWVATAGQGDARVQFQQRPAGGYWVLGDCDEQDAPGSPDTLDESCLWPLEDGVIREFQFRRRRGRVDPGGPWSSWSSPVCSPLDTPALPQLNVSLGLLGQDGRRQLRLGGQLLRPELPEACANNLPTYHVYLNMLSCACKAKAWAVWPLHTGVTLNISGAAYSLTVASEVGSGPNRSWHIPAHARTDAAPLNISAGPSLHEVGVAHGSTYCVTWEPQHGGGEASCTLLAPLYGTENHSWSQVPGDLLEQETCYRVTVFASALPEKLTSWWTVLSAYYFGDNASTAGIPQLVSVSNVTWGSASLSWAPSPLGTCPGALKGYVVRYQAEDFEPWAPGKLRHRVLRGVSIAGGLDLFLFTERLVGPAQTRVSLVGLQPGRPYRVQVRGDSPWGPGAWSRPVTFHTEAQPSPMSVFLAWTGSFASVFLLGVLGYLGLSRAARCLCPPLPSPCASSATQMPGSQWKQAWLWVSPEDFLEEASLQEALAVTGCLEEAAGMGLDSPGQEPLVGGSETSLNMQQPPGSSKEDSGRRSQGTVHSEINLVVSRLGVVSFGTPHGLQRDP, from the exons ATGGGGCCGGCCTGGTTCCCCCTCCTCTTGCTGCTGCCAGGCGGGCAGGGAG AGGCCTGTGACCCTGAGGAATGCTGCTTCAGGGCCCTCCCATACCCTGAGGAGGAGTCAGGTCAGACAGTCCCTGTTGTGTGTTGGGAGCTGGCACCCCCtgctcctccctccaccccaggccTGGGGTCTGAGGAGTCGTGCGTGGGGAGGGGCTACG GGACCCCAGCAGGTTCTGAGCCAGGCCCTAGAGATCTGAGCTGCTACCGGCTGCCAGGGGCTGGGTTCGAGTGTATCTGGGACTATGAGGGGCCGAGGCAGGGGGTCAACCACTTCCTGCGCTGCTG CATCGGACCCCGGCGCTGCTGCTACTTCGAGGCGGGCGAGGCCACGCGGGTCCAGTTCTCCGACCAGGCCGAGGTGCCAGTCCGCCGTGCTGTGTCCTTCTGGGTGGAGTCCCGAGGTGCCGGGGGCACTCGGAGGACCCCAAGGGTGAACGTGACCCTCAGCAGATGGG TCAAATACGACCCTCCCCAGGGGCCCATCGTCGTGTCCAGGCGCGCGGGGCGGCTGCTGGCCCAGTGGGTGGCCACGGCCGGCCAGGGCGACGCGCGCGTGCAGTTCCAGCAGCGACCAGCAGGTGGCTACTGGGTGTTG GGTGACTGCGACGAGCAGGACGCACCCGGCTCCCCGGACACCTTGGATG AGTCCTGCCTCTGGCCGCTGGAGGACGGAGTCATTCGAGAGTTCCAGTTCCGAAGACGCCGGGGCCGGGTGGATCCTGGGGGGCCTTGGAGCAGCTGGAGCAGCCCCGTGTGCAGCCCCCTGG ATACCCCTGCGCTGCCGCAGCTGAATGTGTCCCTGGGGCTGCTGGGCCAGGATGGGAGGAGGCAGCTGAGACTGGGCGGGCAG CTGCTCCGGCCAGAGCTCCCAGAGGCCTGTGCCAACAACCTGCCAACCTACCACGTCTACCTGAACATGCTGTCCTGTGCCTGTAAAGCCAAGGCCTGGGCCGTGTGGCCCCTGCACACCGGGGTGACCCTCAACATCTCGGGTGCCGCCTACAGCCTGACGGTTGCCTCCGAAGTCGGCTCTGGCCCCAACCGGTCCTGGCACATTCCTGCCCACGCCCGCACAG ACGCAGCTCCCCTGAACATCAGCGCAGGCCCCAGTCTACATGAGGTAGGAGTCGCCCATGGCTCCACCTACTGCGTCACTTGGGAGCCACAGCATGGAGGTGGCGAGGCCTCCTGCACCCTCTTGGCACCCCTGTATGGGACTG AGAATCACAGCTGGAGCCAGGTGCCCGGAGACCTCCTGGAGCAGGAAACCTGCTACCGTGTCACCGTCTTTGCTTCGGCACTACCCGAGAAGCTGACCTCATGGTGGACAGTCCTGTCAGCCTATTACTTCGGGGACAATG CGTCAACAGCGGGGATCCCGCAGCTTGTGTCTGTCAGCAATGTCACCTGGGGCTCCGCGTCGCTGTCCTGGGCGCCGTCCCCGCTGGGCACCTGTCCCGGGGCGCTGAAGGGCTATGTGGTTCGCTACCAGGCAGAGGACTTCGAACCCTGGGCCCCAG ggaaactgaggcacagggtCCTGAGGGGCGTAAGCATAGCAGGCGGGCTGGACTTATTTCTTTTCACAGAGCGCCTCGTGGGGCCTGCGCAGACCCGCGTCAGTCTTGTCGGCCTACAGCCCGGGCGGCCCTATAGGGTGCAGGTTAGGGGAGACTCGCCGTGGGGACCTGGAGCCTGGAGCCGCCCCGTGACCTTCCATACAG AGGCCCAGCCGTCCCCCATGTCCGTCTTCCTAGCCTGGACTGGCAGCTTTGCCTCCGTCTTCCTCCTGGGCGTCCTGGGCTACCTTGGCCTGAGCAG GGCTGCCCGGTGCCTGTGCCCACCCCTGCCCTCGCCCTGTGCCAGCTCAGCCACCCAGATGCCCGGGAGCCAGTGGAAGCAG GCCTGGCTTTGGGTCAGCCCAGAGGACTTCCTAGAAGAAGCATCCCTGCAAGAGGCCTTGGCGGTGACCGGCTGCCTGGAGGAAGCGGCAGGGATGGGTCTGGACAGTCCCGGGCAGGAGCCCCTGGTGGGTGGCTCTGAAACCAGCCTGAACATGCAGCAACCCCCGGGATCCTCGAAGGAGGACTCAGGGCG GAGATCCCAGGGGACTGTCCACTCGGAGATCAACCTGGTGGTGAGCAGACTTGGCGTTGTCTCCTTTGGGACCCCCCACGGGCTCCAGCGGGACCCCTAA